From BD1-7 clade bacterium, one genomic window encodes:
- the pyrE gene encoding Orotate phosphoribosyltransferase, with amino-acid sequence MKAYQTAFIDTALEANALCFGDYTLKSGRNSPYFFNAGLLYQGKALATLANCYAQAIIDSKISFDVLFGPAYKGISLAAITAAALYQTHGIDVPFAYNRKEKKTHGEGGQTVGAALQGKKVLIIDDVITAGTAIREVTDLLATENAELAGVVIGLNREERGKSELSAIQEVERDFGVSVASIIRLQDIIEYLARRDDASMLQRVRDYQQQYGVDTTC; translated from the coding sequence ATGAAAGCATATCAAACCGCATTTATTGACACCGCCCTTGAAGCCAATGCCCTCTGTTTTGGCGATTATACGCTGAAGTCTGGCCGAAATAGCCCGTATTTCTTTAATGCTGGCTTGTTATATCAAGGCAAGGCACTTGCGACACTGGCAAACTGTTATGCACAGGCGATCATTGATAGTAAGATTAGTTTCGATGTGTTGTTTGGCCCAGCGTATAAAGGTATTTCATTGGCGGCAATCACTGCTGCTGCGTTATACCAAACGCACGGGATTGATGTGCCATTTGCCTATAACCGTAAAGAGAAGAAAACCCATGGTGAGGGCGGGCAGACGGTTGGTGCCGCGCTACAAGGGAAAAAGGTTCTCATTATCGATGACGTCATAACAGCTGGAACTGCGATTCGTGAAGTCACAGACTTGTTGGCTACCGAAAACGCTGAACTGGCTGGTGTGGTTATTGGCTTGAATCGCGAAGAACGTGGGAAGTCGGAATTGTCAGCCATTCAGGAAGTCGAACGTGATTTTGGTGTGTCAGTGGCCAGCATTATCCGTTTGCAGGACATTATCGAGTATCTGGCACGACGTGATGATGCGTCAAT